In Papio anubis isolate 15944 unplaced genomic scaffold, Panubis1.0 scaffold676, whole genome shotgun sequence, the genomic stretch accatcagaatgaataggcaacctacagaatgggagaaaatttttgcaatctactcatctgacaaagagctaatatccagaatctacaaagaacttaaacaaatttacaagaaaaaaacaaacaacctaatcaaaaattgggcaaaggatatgaacagatacttctccaaagaatacatttatgaatccagcagacacacgaaaaaatccttatcatcactggtcatcagagaaatgcaaatcaaaaccccgatgagataccatctcacaccagttagaatggcaatcattaaaaagtcaggaaacaaccggtgctggagaggatgtggagaaacaggaacacttttacactgttggtgggactgtaaactagttcaaccattgtggaagacagtgtggcgattcctcaaggatctagaactagaaatacaatttgaccgagccatcccattactgggtgtatacccaaaggattataaatcatgctgttatagagacacatgcacatgtatgtttattgtggcactattcacaatagtgaagacttggaaccaacccaaatgtccatcagtgacagactggatgaagaaaatgtggcacatatacaccatggaatactatgcagacataaaaaaggatgggttcatctcctttgcagggacatggatgcagctggaaaccatcattctcagcaagctgtggcaagaacagaaaaccaaacaccacatggcctcactcataggtgggaattgaacaatgagaacacctggacacaggaaggggaacatcacacaccggggccagttttgaggtggggtggggggagggatagcattaggagatatacctaatgtaatgacgagttaatgggtgcagcacaccaacacggcacatgtatacctatgtaacaaacctgcacgttgtgcacatgtaccctagaacttaaagtataattaaaaaaaagtttaaaaataaatggaaagtgaaTCCCCTACCATGTCTACTTGGTAATGTGTCAGGAAGATGACCTACCACAGAGTGAGTCTACAACACCCATTCAAGGCTTTTCCCCCATCTGGTTATTTTATAACATGGGTTTCCAAAGTCAGGATGAGTGCCAAATGAGTTTAACTCAAGGTCATTACCAGATgcacagtttaaaataaaagtaaaatttaagtaTCATCTCAGAATATAGTATTAAAGAATGAGTGGgttgaaaattttatttggaGCAGGAATGAGTGAGTAGAGATTTTTATCTGAAGGAAGAATGGTGAGAGGCAGCCATGACCCTTCCCTAGAGTGTGGAATGTAACAGCAGCCTGTATTTTCCCAGGACCCTCCTCAAGGTCCCCATGACCACCTTATTCTTCATGCTGTAGATGAGCGGATTCAGGGCTGGAGTGACAATTGTGTAGGAAACAGAGATGATGTTGTCTTGTTTGGGACTGTGGAAGGAACTGGGCAAGACATACATGAATGTGGCAGCTCCATAGAACATCCCAACCACAGTCAGGTGGGAAGAGCAGGTGACAAGGGCTTTCTTCCTCCCCTCATTTGATGGCATATGAAGCACAGTGAATAGGATTAGTATGTAGGAGGCCACAATGGCAGAAATGGGGAGCAAGAGGAAAGTCACACCTGTCACGTATATTATAAGCTcatacctggaggtatcaccacaGGCCAACTTCAGCAAGGGTGGGATCTCGCAAAGCAGATGCCTGATTTCCCAGTACATGCAGAAAGGGAAGTGCATGGTGTAAATAGTATGTCCTAGAGCACTCAGGAATGCCAGGATCCAGGATGTGGCCACCATGAGCCAGCAGACTCTTGGGCTCATGAGAGTCATGTATTTCAGAGGATGACAAATGGCCACAAACCTGTCATAGGCCATGAAGGCCAGTAGGAGGTCCTCAGCACTACCCATTGTCAGTGCCAGGAACATCTGAAGGGCACAGCCTCCAAAGGAGATGGTGTTTTCTCTGCGCAGAAAGTCCACGAGGGCCTTAGGAGTGACAACAGATGTGAACAGGAGGTCCATGAGAGAGAGCTGCCCAAGCAGGAGGTACAAGGGCACGTGGAGCCGGGCTTCCATGGTGATGGCCAGGAGCAGCAGGCCATTGCTGATCAGGGCCAACATGTATAGGACTGTAACTGTAGCACAGAGCAGTTCAGGAAACCCACTGTCATTCAGAATCTCCACCAAGATGAAGCCACTTCCCAAGGTGGAGTTCCGGAGCTCCATGCTGTGGTTTTTTAGTTGCCTAGAACCAAATGTATTATTAGTGGAAGCTTTTCTGATGGTGTGCACTGTAGCTTTGGATTGTTCTAGGTCAATGTGCATTGGCCAATAGGAATCCCATAATACCGTATCTTTTCCATCTGTTAGTATGCCTCTGATTTCTGAATGCTGGTATTGGATTACAATAAACCATCAGGTAAATTGATATCAGATAATTTGGCATGTTGTTAATATAATCATTTAGAAATTCCTTCAAATAAGGTATCCAGAAGAACAAGCCCAAGCAAACATCTTTGTAGATAGATCTCTCTCTTCACAATGAACAAATACGCTGGGCATTTGTTTAAGATCtagctatttttttctgccttaaatGTACTTGGAATTccaattcagtttttaaagttttatttataaaaaaaactCTTTACTGTCTTCTCCCTTAAACCAGTTTCATTGTTGTTGATTACCTTCCTCAATGGAGGAATCTCTGGGCTCTTGGGCAGCTTGGTCACCGGGACTCTTCAAGTGCTACTCTGCTGGAGGGAAAGAGAATTCTGGGCTGAACTTGATAGTCATGGTGGTatagattttagaaataaatctagAGGAACAGTATCAAAGGTGTTTGCCTAGATAATAATAAGAGGTTTTCTCAGAAACAGGCAGGAATAAAGGCAGTAAATGAGATTCGTTGTGGCACGGCAGGTGTTTGTGTTTAGGGCACATGATACAAGGAGTGAGCCACAAAGGAGGAGACTTTGTAGACACGGCCCAAGGCCATAGCATTACCTGTGAGCCACAGCAACACACtcaaggtgagaagattgctCTCTGCATATCTTAGGAATACAAGGAGAATGTTGGTTCTGCTGAACCCTGAATCCATATGGTAGCTCTGCTGCTAGGGGTTGAGGAGGAGGAGTGGAGTATGAGGCGCATGTGGGACAGCGTTCACTTGGCTTGCTTTTTATGAATGCAGTTTTTTCACAGTTGGATGGAAGAGTTAGGAGGCcttttggaagagaaaaataattcttgatcaaattatttctctttcccttctataATCTGCACCTACTTCTCCAACTATCCATTTATGTCACTATGCTGGTCAACTCCGAGTTAGAACCTTTAAGTGGTAAGGTCATATAAAAAACTGACGTTGGAGGGCTTATCTGATCCatctcctttcattcattcagtaagtaCATACTAAAGACCTATGATATCTCAGGCACTACACTTGGGCAACTGTGTAGATGTGAAAAATCGATCACACAAACACCTACATACATCCAATGatacatgaaagaaaatacaCTAGGAGATTATGTAAGTCAAGTTTCAGGAAAGGATTCACTAAGGAAGTGGTATACAAACAACATG encodes the following:
- the LOC116273435 gene encoding olfactory receptor 2AG2; translation: MHIDLEQSKATVHTIRKASTNNTFGSRQLKNHSMELRNSTLGSGFILVEILNDSGFPELLCATVTVLYMLALISNGLLLLAITMEARLHVPLYLLLGQLSLMDLLFTSVVTPKALVDFLRRENTISFGGCALQMFLALTMGSAEDLLLAFMAYDRFVAICHPLKYMTLMSPRVCWLMVATSWILAFLSALGHTIYTMHFPFCMYWEIRHLLCEIPPLLKLACGDTSRYELIIYVTGVTFLLLPISAIVASYILILFTVLHMPSNEGRKKALVTCSSHLTVVGMFYGAATFMYVLPSSFHSPKQDNIISVSYTIVTPALNPLIYSMKNKVVMGTLRRVLGKYRLLLHSTL